In Hwangdonia lutea, a single window of DNA contains:
- a CDS encoding glycosyltransferase family 4 protein, with protein MHIAFITPEYPHPKLNKAGGLGTSIKNLAVELIKEKHEVSVFVYSQNNDAIIMDNGIEIYKISHKKYAFLGWCLYRKYLQKTINKHIINNHIDILEAPDWTGVTAFMNFKCPLVIRLNGSDAYFCNLDNRKQKKKNFFFEKKALQNADKIVSVSAYTAKKTKDIFKLKHDIQVVHNGINTESFKPIDCDINKNQILYFGTIIRKKGVLELAHAFNLLVKIKPKASLILLGKDVIDVFENKSTLELFFNILSKEAASKVNHVNEVPYSEVAQIIAKANLVTLPSFAEAFPMTWLEAMAMEKALVTSNVGWANEMMIDGKTGFTVNPKEYVDYANKMKLLLEDDKLAEQCGKQARQVVKQKFEATIIANKNISLYKDLVN; from the coding sequence ATGCACATAGCATTTATCACTCCAGAATATCCGCATCCTAAATTAAATAAAGCAGGAGGCTTAGGGACTAGCATAAAAAATCTGGCTGTAGAATTGATAAAAGAGAAACACGAGGTTTCTGTATTTGTGTACAGTCAAAATAATGATGCTATAATTATGGATAATGGTATTGAAATTTATAAAATATCACATAAAAAATATGCATTTCTTGGATGGTGTTTGTACAGAAAGTATTTACAAAAAACAATAAATAAGCATATTATAAACAATCATATAGACATTTTAGAAGCACCAGATTGGACAGGTGTAACTGCGTTTATGAATTTTAAGTGTCCATTGGTAATTAGGCTCAATGGTTCAGATGCCTATTTTTGTAACTTGGATAATAGAAAACAAAAAAAGAAAAACTTTTTCTTTGAAAAGAAAGCACTACAAAATGCGGATAAAATAGTATCTGTTAGTGCATATACAGCAAAAAAAACAAAAGACATTTTTAAACTAAAGCACGATATTCAAGTGGTTCATAACGGTATTAATACCGAGTCTTTCAAACCTATAGATTGTGACATCAATAAAAATCAAATTCTATATTTTGGAACAATAATTAGAAAAAAAGGAGTTTTGGAACTCGCTCATGCTTTTAATTTGCTAGTAAAAATCAAACCAAAAGCCTCTTTAATCCTTTTAGGAAAAGATGTGATAGATGTCTTTGAAAATAAGTCCACTTTAGAATTGTTTTTCAATATTTTATCTAAAGAAGCAGCATCTAAAGTAAATCATGTAAATGAAGTGCCTTACAGCGAAGTTGCCCAAATTATTGCGAAAGCAAATTTGGTAACTTTACCAAGTTTTGCAGAGGCTTTTCCAATGACGTGGTTAGAAGCCATGGCAATGGAAAAAGCATTGGTAACTTCAAATGTTGGTTGGGCAAACGAAATGATGATTGATGGCAAAACAGGTTTTACCGTAAACCCTAAAGAATATGTTGATTATGCCAATAAAATGAAGTTGCTTTTAGAGGATGATAAACTAGCGGAACAATGTGGCAAACAAGCTAGACAAGTTGTTAAACAAAAATTTGAAGCCACAATTATTGCCAACAAAAATATAAGTCTTTACAAAGACCTCGTTAACTAA